The following coding sequences lie in one Halobacteria archaeon AArc-dxtr1 genomic window:
- a CDS encoding DUF2892 domain-containing protein, producing the protein MDRNVGGLDRFLRFVVAITLVGYGYRTRSRLSGTLAFLAGFDLFATAVIQRCPLNALLGIDTCGGGGD; encoded by the coding sequence ATGGATCGCAACGTCGGCGGCCTCGACCGGTTTCTCCGGTTCGTCGTGGCGATTACCCTGGTCGGCTACGGCTACCGAACCCGCTCGCGCCTCTCGGGAACGCTCGCGTTTCTCGCCGGGTTCGACCTGTTCGCGACCGCCGTCATCCAGCGCTGTCCCCTGAACGCGCTGCTCGGTATCGACACCTGTGGCGGCGGTGGCGACTGA
- a CDS encoding conditioned medium-induced protein 4: protein MNEKTEELRDIFTSVTDGADTVTESQEDTRGSLEKDEQTVETRVHGVIARMRDRYGLETDLDDDALTTVATGFYEGASDAEIAADLERDESAVFDARMALHLIDERDADEVDLVAIREREEDAAALADEYDVDEAAIRRYRRVATARDESRAANDRYRDEFDSILADADISKRMAADVRKDGLDDATDGMETDVSF from the coding sequence ATGAACGAGAAAACCGAGGAACTCCGCGATATCTTCACGAGCGTCACCGACGGCGCCGACACCGTCACCGAGTCCCAGGAGGATACGCGGGGTTCGCTCGAGAAGGACGAACAGACCGTCGAAACCCGCGTCCATGGAGTCATCGCCCGAATGCGCGACCGGTACGGCCTCGAGACGGACCTCGACGACGACGCGCTCACCACGGTCGCGACTGGCTTCTACGAGGGAGCGAGTGACGCGGAAATCGCGGCCGATCTAGAACGGGACGAGTCGGCTGTCTTCGACGCCCGGATGGCACTGCACCTGATCGACGAGCGCGATGCCGACGAGGTCGACCTCGTCGCGATCCGTGAGCGCGAGGAAGACGCCGCTGCGCTCGCAGACGAGTACGACGTCGACGAAGCGGCGATCAGACGCTACCGACGCGTCGCCACAGCCAGAGACGAGTCCCGGGCGGCCAACGATCGCTACCGCGACGAGTTCGACAGCATCCTCGCCGACGCAGACATCTCAAAGCGAATGGCTGCAGACGTCAGAAAGGACGGCCTCGACGACGCGACGGACGGGATGGAGACGGACGTCTCGTTCTGA
- a CDS encoding PAS domain-containing protein: MHTVASSTRVLHVDDDPSTLELTAEFLNRELSNPTVVSETSAEAALDRLLEGSFDCVISDYDMPEQTGLEFFEAICDADVTIPFVLYTGKGSEEIASQALNAGVTGYFQKGGADQQRRLANRVGQAVEESQTQEVAKRYATVLKALGYPIYVIDESGRFEFVNELFAELTGYDRETILGSSPSLMKSPEGVEKAEAKLGSILSEDGTTTEQFDIEIHPREGTPIPCRDHMAALPYDGESFEGSVGILRDRTEERRRERDLEYKTQAMDEAPIGITMSDPSREDNPMVYINEEFEALTGYDREASLGRNCRFLQGEQTEPAPVNKLREGIDAGEPAGVELRNYRRNGEQFWNRVSIAPIKDAEGMIVRWVGFQQDVTDREEHQRALEQQNKRLDEFASIVSHDLKNPLTLAKGRLELARDECDNEHLDAVDDALAWMECLIEDLLQFAQAGQDLETTEAVDLAAAADTAWKTAADGHEQATLAIVETMGGIEADETRLRQLLENLFSNAIEHAGSDVTVSVGQTEDGFYVEDDGPGIPAGDQTTVFDAGHSSSSEGTGFGLSIVEQVADAHGWSISLAEGRHGGARFEIGWESEN; the protein is encoded by the coding sequence ATGCATACGGTCGCCAGCTCGACGAGAGTGTTACACGTTGACGATGACCCCTCGACGCTCGAGCTCACGGCCGAATTCCTCAATCGGGAGCTTTCGAATCCGACAGTCGTTAGCGAGACGTCCGCCGAAGCCGCGCTCGACCGTCTTCTCGAGGGATCGTTCGACTGCGTCATCAGCGACTACGACATGCCAGAACAAACCGGACTCGAGTTCTTCGAGGCAATCTGCGATGCCGACGTCACGATTCCGTTCGTGTTGTACACCGGAAAAGGGAGCGAAGAGATTGCGAGCCAGGCGCTCAATGCAGGTGTCACGGGCTACTTTCAGAAGGGAGGGGCGGATCAGCAACGACGACTCGCAAACCGCGTCGGACAGGCGGTCGAAGAGAGTCAGACCCAGGAGGTCGCAAAGCGGTACGCAACAGTGTTGAAAGCGCTCGGCTATCCGATCTACGTGATCGACGAATCGGGACGCTTTGAGTTCGTTAACGAGCTGTTTGCGGAGCTGACTGGCTACGACAGAGAGACTATTCTCGGGAGTTCACCGAGCCTGATGAAGTCGCCAGAGGGGGTCGAGAAAGCCGAGGCTAAGCTGGGGTCGATCCTCTCGGAGGACGGCACCACCACCGAACAGTTCGACATCGAGATTCACCCGCGAGAGGGAACGCCAATCCCGTGTCGAGATCATATGGCTGCGCTTCCGTACGACGGTGAGTCCTTCGAGGGGAGCGTCGGCATTCTTCGGGACCGCACGGAAGAACGCCGGCGGGAACGAGACCTCGAGTACAAGACGCAGGCGATGGACGAAGCGCCAATCGGGATTACAATGAGTGATCCCTCGCGGGAGGACAACCCCATGGTGTACATCAACGAGGAGTTCGAGGCGCTGACGGGATACGATCGCGAGGCGTCACTCGGACGCAACTGTCGATTTCTCCAGGGAGAACAGACGGAGCCGGCTCCCGTCAACAAGTTGCGCGAGGGGATCGATGCAGGCGAGCCGGCGGGAGTGGAGCTTCGGAACTACCGCCGGAACGGCGAGCAGTTCTGGAATCGAGTGAGCATCGCCCCAATCAAGGATGCAGAGGGGATGATCGTACGCTGGGTCGGGTTCCAACAGGATGTGACGGATCGAGAGGAGCACCAGCGGGCGCTCGAACAGCAAAACAAGCGATTGGACGAGTTCGCAAGCATCGTCTCACACGACCTCAAAAATCCGCTGACACTTGCCAAGGGGCGATTGGAGCTCGCGCGAGACGAGTGTGATAACGAGCACCTCGACGCGGTCGACGATGCGCTTGCGTGGATGGAGTGTCTCATCGAGGACCTGCTTCAGTTCGCCCAGGCGGGACAAGATCTCGAGACGACAGAGGCCGTCGATCTCGCGGCGGCAGCAGACACCGCCTGGAAGACCGCCGCAGACGGCCACGAGCAGGCCACGTTAGCGATCGTCGAGACGATGGGCGGGATCGAGGCGGACGAGACCCGGCTCAGACAGCTCCTCGAAAACCTGTTTTCGAACGCGATCGAACACGCTGGTAGCGACGTGACGGTTTCAGTTGGACAGACCGAGGACGGATTCTACGTCGAAGACGACGGACCAGGGATACCAGCAGGCGATCAGACAACGGTGTTCGATGCCGGCCACAGCAGCTCGAGCGAGGGAACCGGGTTCGGACTCAGCATCGTCGAGCAAGTTGCCGACGCACACGGTTGGAGCATCTCACTGGCCGAAGGGAGACACGGAGGCGCGCGTTTTGAAATCGGCTGGGAGTCGGAGAACTAG
- a CDS encoding IMPACT family protein, translated as MTDPDTYRTIAEPATSRFVVRGSEFVGRVRPVADVAAAEAFVEAVQSEYDDATHNVPAYRVRADSDGQFLRAYQSDEGEPAGSAGKPALNVLEQRDLENVAVVITRYYGGTNLGVGGLVRAYSRAVTEAIDEAGVVEKRPHVRLQFTVEYDDSGTVRGILESAGVDFDAAYDATVRFDVRVPRADSDALADRLRSATSGRVDPGPGETSGG; from the coding sequence GTGACCGACCCAGACACCTACCGGACGATCGCCGAGCCCGCCACCAGCCGGTTCGTCGTTCGCGGCTCCGAGTTCGTCGGCCGCGTTCGCCCCGTCGCCGACGTCGCTGCGGCCGAGGCGTTCGTCGAGGCGGTGCAGTCTGAGTACGACGACGCGACCCACAACGTCCCCGCCTACCGCGTTCGCGCCGATTCCGACGGCCAGTTCCTGCGTGCGTATCAGAGCGACGAGGGCGAACCCGCTGGATCGGCGGGGAAACCCGCGCTGAACGTCCTCGAACAACGCGATCTCGAGAACGTCGCCGTCGTCATCACGCGCTACTACGGCGGGACGAATCTCGGCGTCGGCGGACTCGTCCGGGCGTACTCCCGGGCCGTCACCGAGGCGATCGACGAGGCCGGCGTCGTCGAAAAGCGACCCCACGTCAGGCTCCAGTTTACCGTCGAGTACGACGACTCCGGTACCGTTCGGGGGATCTTGGAGAGCGCGGGGGTCGACTTCGACGCGGCGTACGACGCAACGGTCCGGTTCGACGTGCGCGTTCCGCGGGCCGACTCCGACGCGCTTGCGGACCGACTGCGCAGCGCCACGAGCGGGCGCGTCGACCCTGGGCCCGGAGAGACCTCTGGCGGATAA
- a CDS encoding DUF5828 family protein, with protein sequence MEESISGFKVRGDWATVVEHGERVTRALREAGVHDPDHDSGARFARAFDEWEEWRPKAHETLEVDVSEKTADQASVEEGEGEKAGKDPDEDIKTAGQKLSESYEKLEDDDADAAVDTWKESIDYVTRAADSAGRKALRRVEDTVYQNVMTQLAPYYFDNELVSANIQQSTRNGGDNGERFVFEVNVNDDVLKEDVSDSLATYEDEIDRWHVSTEKDTDAAEAIEGVEPPPEPEDHSRSTTN encoded by the coding sequence ATGGAAGAGAGCATCTCGGGATTCAAGGTCCGCGGCGACTGGGCGACCGTCGTCGAGCACGGCGAGCGCGTCACCCGCGCCCTGCGAGAGGCCGGTGTCCACGACCCCGATCACGACTCCGGCGCGCGATTCGCCCGCGCGTTCGACGAGTGGGAGGAATGGCGTCCCAAGGCCCACGAGACGCTCGAGGTCGACGTCAGCGAGAAGACCGCAGACCAGGCCAGCGTCGAAGAGGGCGAAGGCGAGAAGGCAGGTAAGGATCCGGACGAGGACATCAAGACGGCCGGGCAGAAGCTTTCGGAATCCTACGAGAAACTGGAAGACGACGATGCCGACGCCGCCGTCGACACCTGGAAGGAGTCGATCGACTACGTCACTCGGGCGGCCGACTCCGCCGGCCGGAAGGCGCTGCGACGGGTCGAGGACACAGTCTACCAGAACGTGATGACCCAGCTCGCCCCCTACTACTTCGACAACGAGCTCGTCAGCGCGAACATCCAGCAGTCGACTCGAAACGGCGGCGACAACGGCGAGCGGTTCGTCTTCGAGGTAAACGTCAACGACGACGTGCTCAAAGAGGATGTCTCGGACTCACTTGCGACCTACGAGGACGAGATCGACCGCTGGCACGTCTCGACCGAAAAAGACACCGACGCCGCCGAGGCGATCGAGGGCGTCGAACCGCCGCCGGAACCCGAAGATCACTCGCGGTCGACGACGAACTGA
- a CDS encoding amino acid-binding protein, giving the protein MFDDIMEKFEGSPSQQAVIRLLLERGFSVNDEGRVVSGGIEIPNTGIAREIGVDRRVVDSTTDVILGDSELRRIFQNISQVPSLMDLAPVLDLTVLAVEVDDAEATGIVATVTGLLADHDISIRQTISEDPEFTDEPRLYLITDDDLPGDVITGLRDLEFVRRIELQ; this is encoded by the coding sequence ATGTTCGACGATATCATGGAGAAGTTCGAGGGCTCACCGAGCCAACAGGCGGTCATCCGCCTGCTGTTAGAGCGCGGGTTCTCGGTCAACGACGAGGGTCGGGTCGTCTCGGGTGGGATCGAAATCCCGAACACGGGTATCGCCCGCGAGATCGGCGTCGATCGACGCGTCGTCGACTCGACGACCGACGTCATCCTCGGCGATTCCGAACTGCGCCGGATCTTCCAGAACATCTCGCAGGTACCGAGTCTGATGGACCTCGCGCCGGTGCTCGATCTGACCGTCCTCGCCGTCGAGGTCGACGACGCCGAGGCGACCGGCATCGTGGCCACGGTGACGGGCCTACTCGCCGACCACGATATCTCGATTCGCCAGACGATCAGCGAGGACCCGGAGTTCACCGACGAACCCCGCCTCTACTTGATTACGGACGACGACCTTCCCGGCGACGTGATCACCGGACTGCGAGACCTCGAATTCGTTCGCCGGATCGAACTTCAGTGA
- a CDS encoding carboxylate--amine ligase has product MHGSRDDAVLVPGVTAPSSVSCLRSLNPRGVRTIVGSESPTTPAAASRHCDAFVQVPDPGASLSAYGDALLSVARREDVTTIIPVREEDVHVLAANRDAFAEIVETPWPDMETLGRVQDRVKLFEAAEEAGIETPKTAPLTEWDDWSDETIIKPRYTLASPEFLGPDADLSDIGTTVYNEPGKRPSAAGYRDRWGHVPLVQEYLSDPREFGFFALYDHGEPVATFQHCQQRGYKYCGGPSSYRESVDIPALETAGRSLLDELEWHGLAMVEFLRDPETGAFKLMEINPRFWSSLPFTVRAGVDFPRYYWELATDQPISFSGEYDVGIGGHLLRGELCHLHSILTEEYPLVERPSFAGALRDVATSLARNPRFDYATIDDPVPFIQDGLNSLRASAEGQPLPSVGSRPSPKQQPEP; this is encoded by the coding sequence ATGCACGGTTCCCGAGACGACGCTGTGCTGGTGCCTGGTGTCACCGCCCCGAGCAGCGTCAGTTGTTTACGATCGCTCAACCCGCGCGGCGTCCGCACTATCGTCGGCTCTGAATCTCCCACAACGCCGGCCGCTGCGTCGCGCCATTGCGACGCGTTCGTCCAGGTGCCTGACCCTGGAGCCAGCCTCTCGGCCTACGGCGACGCGCTACTGTCGGTGGCCCGACGGGAGGACGTCACAACGATCATCCCGGTTCGAGAGGAGGACGTTCACGTCCTCGCGGCGAACCGGGACGCCTTCGCGGAGATCGTCGAGACGCCGTGGCCGGATATGGAGACACTGGGCCGCGTCCAGGATCGGGTGAAGCTGTTCGAGGCCGCCGAAGAGGCGGGTATCGAGACCCCGAAGACGGCTCCGCTCACGGAGTGGGACGACTGGTCCGACGAGACGATCATCAAGCCACGGTACACCCTCGCCTCGCCGGAGTTCCTCGGCCCGGACGCCGATCTCTCGGACATCGGGACGACGGTGTACAACGAGCCCGGAAAGCGTCCCTCGGCGGCGGGCTATCGTGATCGCTGGGGCCACGTTCCACTCGTCCAGGAGTATCTCTCTGATCCCCGCGAGTTCGGCTTTTTCGCCCTCTACGACCACGGCGAGCCAGTCGCGACGTTCCAGCACTGCCAACAGCGCGGCTACAAGTACTGCGGCGGGCCCAGTTCCTACCGCGAGTCGGTCGATATCCCGGCCCTCGAGACCGCAGGCCGCTCCCTGCTGGACGAACTGGAGTGGCACGGGCTCGCCATGGTCGAATTCCTGCGCGATCCCGAGACGGGCGCGTTCAAACTGATGGAGATCAATCCACGGTTCTGGTCCTCGCTTCCGTTTACCGTCCGTGCCGGCGTCGACTTCCCGCGGTACTACTGGGAGCTCGCGACCGATCAGCCGATCTCTTTTTCTGGCGAGTACGACGTGGGCATCGGCGGCCACCTCCTGCGCGGGGAGCTGTGTCACCTCCACAGCATCCTCACCGAGGAGTATCCACTCGTCGAACGTCCCTCGTTCGCCGGTGCGCTCCGGGACGTCGCCACCTCGCTCGCCCGCAACCCCCGATTCGATTACGCGACGATCGACGATCCAGTGCCGTTCATACAGGACGGACTCAACTCCCTCCGGGCGAGCGCCGAGGGACAGCCACTCCCCAGCGTTGGCTCGCGACCGTCACCGAAACAGCAACCGGAGCCCTAA
- a CDS encoding L-threonylcarbamoyladenylate synthase has product MTGAELDRAGQAIRDGELVVYPTETVYGLAADALDPTAVDRVFAAKDRDRAQPISAAFPSVPAAVEHVRATDRERRFMASFLPGPVTVLCRARDSVPDVLTAGRDRVGVRVPDQPLALALCERAGTPITSTSANVSGNPSVRTVADLDPEIRDCASVIVDGGETGGTESTVVDVSSEAIVRRGELADEIERWLAEN; this is encoded by the coding sequence GTGACTGGAGCCGAACTCGATCGCGCCGGACAGGCGATTCGAGACGGTGAACTCGTCGTCTACCCTACCGAGACGGTCTACGGGTTGGCCGCCGACGCGCTCGACCCGACGGCGGTCGACCGCGTCTTCGCGGCCAAAGACCGCGATCGGGCGCAACCGATCTCGGCTGCGTTTCCCTCGGTTCCCGCTGCCGTCGAACACGTTCGGGCGACCGACCGCGAACGACGGTTTATGGCCTCGTTTCTGCCGGGCCCGGTCACCGTCCTCTGTCGCGCTCGTGACTCCGTTCCCGACGTGCTGACGGCGGGCCGGGATCGGGTTGGCGTTCGCGTTCCGGATCAGCCCCTTGCGCTGGCGCTTTGCGAACGAGCCGGGACACCGATCACGTCGACCAGCGCAAACGTCAGCGGGAACCCGAGCGTGCGCACGGTCGCAGACCTAGATCCGGAGATCCGCGACTGCGCGTCCGTGATCGTTGACGGCGGTGAAACCGGGGGAACGGAGAGCACCGTCGTCGACGTCTCGTCGGAGGCGATCGTTCGGCGGGGTGAACTCGCCGACGAGATCGAACGGTGGCTCGCGGAGAACTGA
- the hisB gene encoding imidazoleglycerol-phosphate dehydratase HisB, whose translation MSDRTATVTRETGETAIECLVAVDGSGEATVETGVGFFDHMLTALAKHGLFDLEISCDGDLEVDDHHTVEDVAIALGTALSEALGDRAGIVRYADRRVPLDEAVADVVVDVSGRPRFYFDGSFSQDRVGEFTSDMARHFAESLAMNAGLTLHASVEGENAHHEIEALFKALARALDDATRLDDRREDAPSTKGTLSE comes from the coding sequence ATGAGCGATCGAACGGCGACGGTCACGCGCGAAACCGGCGAGACCGCGATCGAGTGTCTGGTCGCGGTCGACGGAAGCGGTGAGGCGACGGTCGAAACTGGCGTAGGATTTTTCGATCACATGCTCACGGCGCTCGCCAAGCACGGTCTCTTCGACCTCGAGATCTCCTGTGACGGCGATCTCGAGGTCGACGACCATCACACGGTCGAAGACGTTGCGATCGCCCTCGGGACCGCGCTCTCGGAGGCGCTCGGCGACCGAGCCGGCATTGTCCGCTACGCCGACCGGCGCGTTCCGCTGGACGAGGCCGTTGCGGACGTGGTCGTCGACGTCAGTGGCCGGCCTCGATTCTACTTCGACGGGTCGTTCTCCCAAGACCGGGTCGGCGAGTTTACGAGCGACATGGCTCGCCACTTCGCGGAGTCCCTCGCGATGAACGCCGGGCTGACGCTTCACGCCTCGGTCGAAGGCGAGAACGCCCACCACGAGATCGAGGCGCTGTTCAAGGCGCTTGCCAGAGCGCTCGACGACGCGACGCGACTCGACGACCGCCGCGAGGATGCCCCGAGCACCAAGGGGACCCTCTCGGAGTGA
- a CDS encoding hemolysin family protein, with the protein MAISPLFEVILATYEVPIVGIDVDQTTVTVGGVLAVTVLIVLSGFFSSSEIAMFNLPKHRLEGMVEEGIDGAALVKTLKDDPHRLLVTILVGNNIVNIAMSSIATAVLSIHFGGLLGVVLATFGITAIVLLFGESVPKSYAVENTESWAVRISKPLKATEYLLFPLIVLFDYLTRQVNKLTGSTGAIESPYVTRDEIQEMIESGEREGVLEEEEHEMLTRIFRFNNTIVKEVMTPRLDMTAVSKDADIDEAIETCIQSSHARIPVYEGSLDNVLGIVHIRDLVRDRSYGETDADELRLEDVIQPTLHVPESKNVDELLTEMRENRMHMAIVIDEFGTTEGLVTMEDLIEEIVGEILEGGEEEPIETVDDQTVLVRGEVNIEDVNEALDIELPEGEEFETIAGFIFNRAGRLVEEGEEISYDDVQITVVDVENTRIMKAQLQTSDDEGSEGDGDEVTTDHEP; encoded by the coding sequence ATGGCGATATCTCCGCTGTTCGAGGTCATCCTCGCTACCTACGAGGTGCCGATCGTCGGCATCGACGTCGACCAGACGACAGTCACCGTCGGGGGTGTGCTCGCGGTTACCGTCCTCATCGTGCTCTCTGGCTTCTTCTCGTCGTCGGAGATCGCGATGTTCAATCTTCCCAAACATCGCCTCGAGGGGATGGTCGAGGAAGGGATCGACGGTGCCGCACTAGTAAAGACGCTCAAAGACGATCCCCACCGGCTGCTCGTGACGATCCTCGTCGGCAACAACATCGTCAACATCGCGATGTCTTCGATCGCGACGGCGGTCCTCTCGATCCACTTCGGTGGGCTCCTTGGTGTCGTACTCGCGACGTTCGGGATCACCGCCATCGTCTTACTGTTCGGGGAGAGCGTCCCCAAGTCCTACGCCGTCGAGAACACCGAGTCGTGGGCGGTTCGGATCTCGAAGCCGCTGAAGGCGACGGAGTACCTGCTGTTCCCGCTGATCGTTCTCTTCGATTATCTCACGCGACAGGTGAACAAACTCACCGGTTCGACGGGGGCGATCGAATCACCGTACGTTACCCGCGACGAGATCCAGGAGATGATCGAGTCCGGCGAGCGCGAGGGCGTCTTAGAAGAGGAAGAACACGAGATGCTGACACGCATCTTCCGGTTTAACAACACGATCGTCAAGGAGGTGATGACGCCGCGTCTGGATATGACCGCGGTGTCGAAGGATGCAGACATCGACGAGGCGATCGAAACGTGCATTCAAAGCAGTCACGCCCGGATCCCGGTCTACGAGGGGAGTCTGGACAACGTCCTCGGAATCGTCCATATCAGGGACCTTGTCCGGGACCGAAGCTACGGTGAGACCGACGCCGACGAGCTCCGTCTAGAGGATGTCATCCAGCCGACGCTGCACGTCCCCGAATCGAAGAACGTCGACGAGTTGCTCACGGAGATGCGTGAGAACCGGATGCACATGGCGATCGTCATCGACGAGTTCGGCACTACAGAGGGGCTGGTAACGATGGAGGACCTGATCGAAGAGATCGTCGGCGAGATCTTGGAAGGCGGGGAGGAGGAGCCGATCGAGACGGTCGACGATCAGACGGTGCTGGTTCGTGGTGAGGTCAACATCGAGGACGTCAACGAGGCACTCGATATCGAACTCCCGGAAGGCGAGGAGTTCGAGACGATCGCTGGCTTCATTTTCAACCGCGCCGGCCGGCTCGTCGAGGAAGGCGAAGAGATTTCCTACGACGATGTCCAGATCACCGTCGTCGATGTCGAGAACACGCGCATTATGAAAGCCCAGTTACAGACGAGCGACGACGAAGGTAGCGAGGGCGACGGGGACGAGGTGACCACCGACCACGAACCCTGA
- a CDS encoding anion permease has product MVDPATVATFLVAAVASLFMAWAIGAGSSGSTPFAPAVGANAISVMRAGFLVGIFGFAGAVLQGANVSEAVGRDLIDGVVLSPTAATLALTIAATLVAIGIFTGYPIATAFTVTGAVVGVGLAMGGDPAWPKYAEILTLWVLTPFVGGGLAYAIARLLRDEPIAEEVLIVGLAALVGAVVANIEFAVLGPTDGGASIAQTVAGWLPLAPILGIALATALMAVAWATAIGLDLGNGLERGERHFLLLLGALVAFSAGGSQVGLAIGPLIPLSGDVGLPLLALLLGGGFGLLLGSWTGAPRMIKAISQDYSSLGPRRSIAALIPSFAIAQVAVLYGIPVSFNEIIVSSIIGSGYAAAGGGGVSPRKMGYTVLAWILSLVGAVVLSFAGFAAVDWLLG; this is encoded by the coding sequence ATGGTCGATCCCGCCACGGTCGCGACGTTTCTGGTCGCCGCCGTCGCCAGCCTCTTTATGGCGTGGGCGATTGGCGCCGGTTCCAGCGGCTCGACCCCGTTTGCGCCAGCGGTCGGCGCAAACGCGATCTCCGTCATGCGGGCGGGCTTTCTCGTCGGCATCTTCGGCTTCGCGGGAGCGGTGTTACAGGGGGCGAACGTCTCCGAGGCCGTCGGCCGCGATCTCATCGACGGTGTCGTTCTCTCGCCGACGGCGGCCACGCTCGCGCTGACGATCGCCGCGACGCTGGTCGCGATCGGCATCTTCACCGGGTATCCGATCGCGACGGCCTTTACCGTCACCGGCGCGGTCGTCGGCGTCGGCCTTGCGATGGGGGGCGATCCGGCCTGGCCGAAGTACGCCGAGATCCTTACGCTGTGGGTGTTGACCCCCTTCGTCGGCGGCGGCCTCGCCTACGCGATCGCTCGACTGCTACGGGACGAACCGATCGCCGAGGAGGTGCTGATCGTCGGACTGGCGGCGCTCGTCGGTGCCGTCGTCGCCAACATCGAGTTCGCCGTCCTCGGCCCGACCGACGGCGGCGCCTCGATCGCCCAGACCGTCGCCGGCTGGCTGCCACTCGCGCCGATCCTCGGTATCGCCCTCGCGACTGCCCTCATGGCCGTTGCCTGGGCGACCGCGATCGGGCTCGATCTCGGAAACGGCCTCGAGCGTGGCGAGCGCCACTTTCTGTTACTGCTGGGTGCGCTCGTCGCGTTCTCCGCTGGCGGCAGCCAGGTCGGTCTCGCGATCGGACCCTTGATTCCGCTCTCGGGTGACGTCGGCCTCCCGTTGCTCGCCTTGCTGCTCGGCGGCGGCTTCGGACTCTTGCTTGGCTCCTGGACCGGTGCCCCGCGGATGATCAAGGCGATCTCCCAGGACTACTCCTCGCTGGGGCCACGTCGCTCGATCGCCGCACTCATCCCCTCGTTCGCGATCGCCCAGGTCGCCGTCCTCTACGGCATTCCGGTCTCCTTTAACGAGATTATCGTCAGTTCGATCATCGGCAGCGGGTACGCGGCTGCAGGCGGTGGCGGCGTCAGTCCTCGGAAGATGGGCTACACCGTCCTGGCGTGGATCCTCTCGCTCGTCGGCGCTGTCGTCCTCTCCTTTGCCGGCTTCGCAGCCGTCGACTGGCTGCTCGGCTGA
- the upp gene encoding uracil phosphoribosyltransferase, which yields MTIDERDDAYVVTHALAKDTLSRLRDVETEQVSFRKGLVKLGRICGYEIIDGRMETQYVEIETPLEPTMGERVRGLDDVVIINVLRAATPFVEGLLKAFPRARQGVISASRDEEAGRDEDGSFPITVDYVKLPEITEDDTVIVADPMLATGSTMCTVLDHVVENSPEPENLIVLSAVSAPEGLLRVGESCPEADLLTVSIDSHLDDHGFIVPGLGDAGDRAFRTT from the coding sequence ATGACGATCGACGAGCGCGACGACGCCTACGTCGTCACCCACGCACTGGCGAAAGACACCCTCTCGCGCCTGCGAGACGTCGAAACCGAGCAGGTCAGCTTCCGGAAGGGACTGGTTAAGCTCGGTCGAATCTGTGGCTACGAGATTATCGACGGCCGGATGGAGACCCAGTACGTCGAGATCGAGACCCCCCTGGAGCCGACGATGGGCGAGCGCGTCCGCGGACTCGACGACGTCGTTATCATCAACGTCCTCCGGGCAGCGACGCCGTTCGTCGAGGGACTGTTGAAGGCGTTCCCCCGCGCCCGACAGGGTGTCATCAGCGCCAGCCGCGACGAGGAGGCCGGCCGGGACGAAGACGGCTCGTTCCCGATCACGGTCGACTACGTGAAGCTTCCCGAGATCACCGAGGACGATACGGTAATCGTCGCCGATCCGATGCTCGCGACCGGCTCGACGATGTGTACCGTCTTAGACCACGTCGTCGAGAACTCGCCGGAGCCGGAGAACCTGATCGTCCTCTCGGCGGTTTCCGCACCTGAGGGACTGCTTCGAGTCGGCGAGTCGTGTCCCGAAGCTGATCTCCTGACAGTCTCGATCGACAGCCATCTCGACGACCACGGATTCATCGTCCCGGGGCTTGGAGACGCCGGAGACCGGGCGTTCCGAACGACCTGA